From one Eleginops maclovinus isolate JMC-PN-2008 ecotype Puerto Natales chromosome 7, JC_Emac_rtc_rv5, whole genome shotgun sequence genomic stretch:
- the LOC134867772 gene encoding cell surface A33 antigen-like, with translation MITEKGLGWRKLFLILTVIPCCRSLRVSIPQKEYEAASGAEITMSCSFTPARPVTDTLIITWKASPQTLGEAMESVATYYLNQPVDIAPDYEGRAFMEVDQQVSTLRLTKLTVQDSRTYQCSVMIPKDDEGTTADITSLLVLVPPSQPICRIQGEASYFHNISLTCMSEEGSPQPAYEWKTFSVKNIPRSFPAKTTEKNGVLSLFNISMETSGFFICTSTNQIGSSSCNLTLAVTPGSMNIGSTAGIIVGVLAGVLLLGIVVYCCCKKKGKQEEYAEGSPGEAAFYDRDAPEAGEQYFDDKSKGDIKQVKQHEEKNLPESYYSIGAAKKLEDDQQSYYSSQEKQAGKGSDVDSRHYQEDQHDRHRGSRDRLDDEHDRNSGRRDRIEDERSHYSGSLGRQDDGRDRSGGSRDRLDDQRDRSVGSRDRLDENRDRYKGSQDRLDDQRDRYRGSQDRLDDQRDRYRGSQDRLDDQRDRYRGSQDRLDDQRDRYRGSQDRLDEHRDRYGGSRDRLDDRSDRHGGSRDRLDNTDDRNGSRY, from the exons ATGATTACGGAAAAGGGTCTTGGATGGCGAAAGCTTTTTCTGATACTCACAG taATTCCCTGCTGCAGGAGTTTGCGAGTTTCTATTCCACAGAAAGAATATGAGGCAGCAAGTGGAGCAGAAATTACCATGTCCTGCTCCTTCACACCCGCCCGACCAGTCACTGATACACTCATCATCACATGGAAAGCATCCCCTCAAACCCTCGGAGAAGCAATG gAATCGGTCGCCACCTACTATTTGAACCAACCGGTTGACATTGCACCTGACTATGAAGGCCGGGCCTTTATGGAGGTTGACCAACAAGTGAGCACACTGCGCCTAACAAAGCTGACCGTGCAGGACAGCCGCACGTACCAGTGCAGTGTCATGATCCCCAAAGATGACGAGGGAACAACCGCCGACATCACTTCCCTTTTGGTCCTGG TGCCTCCCTCGCAGCCGATCTGCAGGATTCAGGGAGAAGCATCGTACTTTCACAACATCAGCCTCACCTGCATGTCTGAGGAGGGATCACCACAACCTGCATATGAGTGGAAAACATTCAGTGTCAAAAACATTCCCAGATCATTTCCAGCTAAGACAACAGAAA AGAATGGAGTTCTTTCTCTCTTCAATATTTCGATGGAGACATctggtttctttatttgcacatCAACAAATCAAATTGGTTCTTCCTCCTGCAACTTGACTTTGGCTGTGACGCCTG GCAGCATGAACATTGGGTCCACTGCAGGTATAATTGTAGGAGTCCTCGCAGGCGTTTTGTTGCTTGGGATTGTCGTATATTGTTGCTGCAAGAAAAAGGGCAAACAGGAGGAGTACGCTGAAGG TTCCCCCGGAGAGGCGGCATTTTATGACAGAGATGCTCCTGAAGCTGGAGAGCAGTACTTCGATGACAAGTCAAAGGGGGACATAAAGCAGGTCAAGCAGCATGAAGAGAAAAACCTTCCTGAGAGCTACTACAGCATAGGAGCTGCTAAAAAGTTAGAGGATGATCAACAGAGTTATTATAGCAGTCAAGAAAAGCAGGCAGGCAAGGGAAGTGATGTTGACTCTCGGCATTACCAGGAGGACCAGCATGATCGCCATCGTGGAAGTCGAGATCGCCTTGATGATGAACACGATCGTAACAGTGGCCGTCGTGATCGTATTGAAGATGAACGTAGCCACTACAGTGGAAGCCTTGGTCGGCAAGATGACGGGCGTGATCGTTCTGGTGGAAGTCGGGATCGCCTTGATGATCAACGTGATCGCTCCGTTGGTAGTCGGGATCGCCTTGATGAAAATCGTGATCGTTACAAAGGCAGTCAGGATCGCCTTGACGATCAACGCGATCGTTACAGAGGCAGTCAGGATCGCCTTGACGATCAACGCGATCGTTACAGAGGCAGTCAGGATCGCCTTGACGATCAACGCGATCGTTACAGAGGCAGTCAGGATCGCCTTGACGATCAACGCGATCGTTACAGAGGCAGTCAAGATCGCCTTGACGAACATCGCGATCGTTACGGAGGTAGTCGTGATCGTCTTGATGACCGATCCGATCGTCATGGTGGAAGCCGCGATCGCCTTGATAACACCGATGATCGAAACGGAAGCCGGTATTAA